The Arachis hypogaea cultivar Tifrunner chromosome 14, arahy.Tifrunner.gnm2.J5K5, whole genome shotgun sequence genome has a segment encoding these proteins:
- the LOC112798205 gene encoding protein DETOXIFICATION 9-like, translating to MNKEEAAIPLLLTRREEEEKEVNKNSNNNNINGVVESALFWQELKRVGSMAAPMVAVTVSQYLLQVVSMMMVGHLGVLVTFSGVAIATSFAEVTGFSILIGMAGALETLCGQTYGAEEFRSLGNYTCCAIGTLTLVCLPISLIWIFMDKILLLFGQDPAISLVAREYCICLIPALYGYAVLQAMTRYFQTQSMIYPMVFSSVAALCFHVPICWGLVFKFGLGHIGAAFAIAISYWLNAIGLVVYMKCSSSCEKSKIVFSSNALKCISEFLQYAIPSGLMFCFEWWSFELLTLFSGLLPNPQLETSILSVCLNTTTLHFFIPYAVGASASTRVSNELGAGNPKAAKGIIRVIVTVAVTEAVIVSSFFICFRNVLGNAYSNDMQVIENVAKMAPLLCVSVIADSLIGVLSGVARGGGFQQIGAYVNLGGYYLVGAPIALFLGFGLKLNAKGLWMGTLSGSCLVVIILAIVTALTDWEKEATKARERIAENSIKDGDVSVSSV from the exons ATGAACAAAGAGGAAGCAGCAATACCACTGCTTCTaacaaggagagaagaagaagaaaaagaggtgaacaagaatagtaataataataatattaatgggGTAGTGGAGAGTGCATTGTTTTGGCAAGAGTTAAAGAGGGTAGGTTCCATGGCTGCTCCAATGGTGGCTGTGACTGTGTCTCAGTACCTTCTACAAGTTGTGTCTATGATGATGGTTGGCCATCTTGGTGTACTTGTAACCTTCTCTGGTGTTGCCATTGCTACTTCTTTTGCTGAAGTTACTGGCTTCAGTATCCTT ATAGGGATGGCTGGTGCATTAGAAACCTTATGTGGCCAAACCTATGGTGCTGAAGAATTCAGAAGTCTTGGAAACTACACTTGTTGTGCAATTGGTACTCTAACTCTGGTTTGTCTCCCCATATCTCTGATATGGATATTCATGGACAAGATACTATTGCTTTTTGGCCAAGACCCCGCGATTTCCCTCGTGGCTCGCGAGTACTGTATATGCCTGATCCCGGCTCTGTATGGCTACGCCGTCCTTCAAGCCATGACTCGATACTTCCAGACTCAGAGTATGATCTATCCCATGGTTTTCAGCTCTGTCGCGGCTCTGTGTTTTCATGTACCTATTTGTTGGGGTCTGGTGTTTAAATTTGGACTAGGACACATTGGAGCAGCATTTGCTATTGCAATTTCATATTGGTTGAATGCCATTGGCCTTGTTGTTTACATGAAGTGTTCATCATCATGTGAGAAATCCAAGATTGTGTTTTCTAGTAATGCTTTAAAATGCATTTCTGAGTTCTTGCAATATGCTATCCCTTCTGGACTCATGTTTtg TTTTGAATGGTGGTCATTTGAGCTTCTTACATTATTTTCTGGTCTCCTACCTAATCCTCAACTAGAAACCTCGATTCTTTCGGTCTG CCTTAACACTACTACATTGCACTTCTTCATTCCTTATGCTGTTGGAGCTTCTGCAAG CACTCGCGTGTCGAATGAATTAGGAGCAGGGAATCCGAAGGCGGCTAAAGGAATCATTCGTGTGATTGTTACAGTTGCAGTTACAGAGGCAGTTATTGTAAGCAGCTTCTTCATATGTTTCAGGAATGTGTTAGGAAATGCTTACAGCAATGACATGCAAGTTATAGAAAATGTTGCAAAAATGGCTCCTCTTCTTTGTGTTTCTGTTATTGCTGATAGTCTAATAGGAGTTCTTTCTG GGGTTGCAAGAGGTGGAGGATTTCAACAAATAGGAGCTTATGTGAACCTTGGAGGCTATTATCTTGTTGGAGCTCCAATTGCATTGTTCTTGGGATTTGGCCTAAAACTCAATGCTAAGGGACTCTGGATGGGAACTTTATCTGGCTCTTGTCTAGTAGTAATTATACTTGCTATTGTAACAGCATTAACAGATTGGGAAAAAgag GCAACAAAAGCAAGAGAGAGAATAGCAGAGAACTCAATTAAAGATGGTGATGTATCTGTATCATCAGTATGA